The following are encoded in a window of Vigna unguiculata cultivar IT97K-499-35 chromosome 8, ASM411807v1, whole genome shotgun sequence genomic DNA:
- the LOC114194820 gene encoding LOW QUALITY PROTEIN: zinc finger protein ZPR1-like (The sequence of the model RefSeq protein was modified relative to this genomic sequence to represent the inferred CDS: inserted 2 bases in 1 codon), with protein sequence MEGNARSQKIVDVGSVVEAVSAEDGDAPLYSLDSLCMRCGENGITRFLLTLIPQFKKSLLSAFGCPHCGERNNEVQFAGEIXRGCRYILAITSGEQKMLNRQVVKSESATIKVEGILMRAADELQALQEERKLQRPLKQLINIPYFQEVIVMASTCDACGYRNSELKPGGRIPEKGKKITLSVKNVNDLSRDVIKSDTASVKVPELDLELASGTLGGIVTTVEGLITRIGESLERVHGFTFGDSFDENSRSKWIDFKTRLNKFLSLEEAWTLILDDALVNSFIAPATDDMKEDKQLAFEEYERSWEQNEELGLNDMDTSSAEVGSKTE encoded by the exons ATGGAAGGGAATGCGAGAAGCCAGAAAATCGTGGACGTAGGATCGGTTGTGGAAGCCGTTTCAGCTGAGGATGGTGACGCTCCACTCTACAGCCTCGATAGTCTTTGTATGCGGTGTGGTGAAAAC GGGATTACAAGATTTTTATTGACTTTAATTCCTCAGTTCAAAAAG AGTTTGCTATCAGCTTTTGGATGTCCACACTGTGGTGAGAG GAACAATGAAGTACAGTTTGCTGGTGAAAT ACGCGGTTGTCGTTACATTTTGGCAATCACATCAGGCGAGCAGAAG ATGCTAAATCGTCAAGTGGTTAAATCAGAATCTGCTACCATTAAG GTGGAAGGGATACTTATGAGAGCAGCTGATGAACTTCAGGCCCTTCAAGAGGAACGCAAA CTCCAGAGACCGCTGAAGCAATTGATCA ATATTCCTTACTTTCAAGAAGTAATTGTTATGGCATCCACATGTGATGCCTGTGGCTACCGCAACTCTGAG TTGAAACCTGGTGGACGAATTCCTGAAAAGGGGAAGAAAATTACTCTTTCTGTGAAGAATGTCAATGACCTTAGCCGTGATGTAATAAAG TCTGATACTGCAAGTGTAAAAGTTCCGGAACTTGACTTGGAGCTGGCAAGCGGAACCCTTGGAGGAATAGTTACAACTGTTGAAGGTTTAATCACAAGAATTGGTGAAA GCCTTGAGAGGGTCCATGGCTTTACTTTTGGAGATAGTTTTGATGAAAATAGTAGAAGCAAGTGGATAGACTTTAAAACAAGACTAAACAAG TTTCTTAGCTTGGAAGAAGCTTGGACTCTAATTCTTGATGATGCATTAGTCAATTCTTTTATAGCACCTGCaactgatgatatgaaagaGGACAAACAATTAGCAT TTGAGGAATACGAGAGGTCATGGGAACAAAATGAAGAATTAGGTCTGAATGATATGGACACCTCTTCTGCCGAAGTTGGTTCTAAAACTGAGTGA
- the LOC114194018 gene encoding LOW QUALITY PROTEIN: auxin efflux carrier component 6-like (The sequence of the model RefSeq protein was modified relative to this genomic sequence to represent the inferred CDS: inserted 1 base in 1 codon) yields the protein MITGEDLYKVMCAMVPLYFAMLVAYGSVKWCKMFSPEQCSGINRFVAVFAIPVLSFHFISMNNPYQMNTRFIIADTLSKLLVLLLLSLWTLFFAKGSLEWLITLFSLATLPNTLVMGIPLLQAMYGDFTHSLMVQLLVLQCIIWYTLLLFLFEYRAATLLIQRQFPGQAAASITKFQVDGDVISLDGHDMPLRTESETDDHGRIRVRIRRSVSSAPESSCSIGNAAVLTPRPSNLSNADIFSINTPLHLHDGXPPAGASPHLSGYASSDAYSLQPTPRASNFNEMDAGTPVWGRSPVAAGKVCLQSSPVARVVWESPGKCGRGEERQGCKDSTLSDKEMSFRDSTKDRVAKEQKMPHAFVMMRLILVVVGRKLSRNPNTYSSVLGLLWSLVSFKWNMEMPSLIKSSVKIISDAGLGMAMFSLGLFMALQPRIIACGTKRAVMGMLIRFLCGPLIMSASSIAIGLRHHILHTAIVQAALPQGIVPFVFAREYGLHPDILSTGVIFGMLVSLPITLLYYIFLGL from the exons ATGATCACCGGAGAAGATTTGTACAAGGTGATGTGCGCCATGGTGCCTTTGTACTTCGCAATGCTGGTGGCGTACGGTTCGGTGAAATGGTGCAAGATGTTCAGCCCGGAGCAGTGTTCGGGCATAAACCGATTCGTGGCGGTTTTCGCCATTCCGGTGCTCTCTTTCCACTTCATTTCGATGAACAACCCGTACCAAATGAACACCAGGTTCATCATCGCCGACACACTCTCCAAGCTCCTCGTGCTTCTCCTCCTCTCGCTTTGGACCCTCTTCTTCGCCAAAGGCTCCCTGGAGTGGCTCATCACTCTCTTCTCCCTCGCCACCCTCCCCAACACCCTCGTCATGGGCATTCCCCTCCTCCAAGCCATGTACGGCGACTTCACCCACTCCCTCATGGTGCAACTCCTCGTCCTTCAATGCATCATATG GTATACTTTACTTCTGTTTCTGTTCGAGTACCGGGCGGCGACGCTTTTGATCCAGAGGCAGTTTCCGGGGCAAGCGGCGGCGTCCATCACGAAATTCCAGGTGGACGGCGACGTTATATCGCTGGATGGCCACGACATGCCGCTGCGGACGGAATCAGAGACTGACGATCACGGTCGGATCCGGGTGCGGATCCGGCGATCCGTTTCGTCGGCTCCGGAGTCCAGCTGCTCCATCGGCAACGCCGCAGTCCTCACTCCGCGGCCGTCCAACCTCTCTAACGCCGACATTTTCTCCATCAACACGCCTCTGCACCTGCACGACG GACCCCCCGCCGGCGCCAGCCCCCACCTCTCTGGCTACGCCTCCTCCGACGCGTACTCTCTGCAGCCCACGCCACGGGCCTCAAACTTCAACGAGATGGACGCCGGCACCCCCGTCTGGGGGCGCTCACCGGTCGCCGCAGGAAAAGTGTGCCTCCAGTCATCCCCGGTGGCCAGGGTGGTGTGGGAGTCGCCGGGGAAATGTGGTAGAGGAGAAGAGAGACAAGGTTGCAAAGACAGTACTCTCTCAG ACAAAGAAATGAGCTTCAGAGACAGCACCAAAGACAGAGTTGCGAAGGAGCAGAAAATGCCACATGCCTTTGTCATGATGAGGCTTATACTGGTTGTAGTAGGAAGAAAACTTTCCCGAAACCCTAATACATATTCCAGTGTATTAGGACTTCTTTGGTCTTTAGTCTCTTTCAA ATGGAATATGGAAATGCCAAGTCTTATAAAATCATCCGTCAAAATCATCTCAGATGCCGGCCTTGGGATGGCTATGTTTAGCTTAG GACTTTTCATGGCCCTTCAGCCTCGTATCATAGCCTGCGGTACTAAAAGGGCAGTTATGGGCATGCTCATTCGCTTCCTGTGTGGACCTCTTATAATGTCTGCATCTTCCATTGCCATTGGATTGAGACATCACATACTTCACACTGCCATTGTACAG GCTGCTCTTCCACAGGGGATAGTGCCATTTGTATTTGCCAGAGAATATGGCCTGCATCCTGATATTTTAAGCACAGG GGTTATCTTTGGCATGTTGGTTTCCTTACCAATAACACTCTTATATTACATATTTCTTGGCTTatga